A window of the Janthinobacterium agaricidamnosum NBRC 102515 = DSM 9628 genome harbors these coding sequences:
- a CDS encoding efflux transporter outer membrane subunit: MKTQGPALAVCAALALSACALRGPAPQVTAPAPAGWQAPLPHNGKLGDLQSWWQGQGDALLVELIGAAQQVSPGIASARTRIVQSRADRVAGGAALLPSLDASASVNRMSQQSLQPLGTTSQAALQASWEIDVFGANRATRDAAQARLDSAQAGWHDARVSVAAEVANQYYSLRACQQLLAVSLQDAASRADTARLTEMTAKAGFQSPANAALARASAAEGNSRAIDQRAACERGIKGLVELSAVPETELRRKLAAHAAVAPAGLAIASLPAQVLAQRPDVFSAEREVAAASAEVGNAQAQRYPRLTLSGSVGAANFRSDGVNTSADTWTIGPLSVSLPVFDAGRRRANVDAAAARYDEAVLAYRAKVRQAVREVEQALVDLHSTGERGGDAQTALAGYRASFSATEDRYKNGLASLLELEDARRSRLAAENTVVNLEQQRSAAWIALYRAAGGGWSAPAAGAASGSGSAP, from the coding sequence ATGAAGACACAGGGACCTGCCTTGGCCGTATGCGCGGCGCTGGCGCTCAGCGCCTGCGCGCTGCGGGGGCCGGCGCCGCAGGTGACGGCGCCGGCGCCGGCCGGATGGCAGGCGCCGCTGCCGCACAACGGCAAGCTGGGCGACTTGCAAAGCTGGTGGCAAGGCCAGGGCGATGCGCTGCTGGTCGAGCTGATCGGCGCCGCGCAGCAAGTCAGTCCCGGCATCGCCAGCGCGCGCACCCGCATCGTGCAATCGCGCGCCGACCGGGTCGCCGGCGGCGCGGCGCTGCTGCCGTCGCTGGACGCCAGCGCCAGCGTCAACCGCATGAGCCAGCAATCGCTGCAGCCGCTGGGCACCACCTCGCAGGCGGCGTTGCAGGCGTCGTGGGAAATCGACGTGTTCGGCGCCAACCGCGCCACCCGCGATGCGGCCCAGGCCCGGCTCGACAGCGCGCAAGCCGGCTGGCACGATGCGCGCGTGTCGGTCGCGGCCGAAGTGGCGAACCAGTATTACAGCCTGCGCGCCTGCCAGCAATTGCTGGCCGTGTCGCTGCAGGATGCGGCGTCGCGGGCCGATACCGCGCGCCTGACCGAGATGACCGCCAAGGCCGGCTTCCAGTCGCCGGCCAACGCCGCGCTGGCGCGCGCCAGCGCCGCCGAGGGCAATAGCCGCGCCATCGACCAGCGCGCCGCGTGCGAGCGCGGCATCAAGGGCCTGGTCGAACTGAGCGCCGTGCCGGAAACCGAACTGCGCCGGAAACTGGCGGCCCATGCGGCGGTGGCGCCGGCGGGACTGGCCATCGCCAGCCTGCCGGCGCAAGTGCTGGCCCAGCGGCCCGACGTGTTCAGCGCCGAACGTGAAGTGGCGGCCGCCAGTGCCGAAGTCGGCAATGCGCAAGCCCAACGCTACCCGCGCCTGACTTTGTCCGGCTCGGTCGGCGCGGCCAACTTCCGCAGCGATGGCGTCAATACCAGCGCCGACACCTGGACCATCGGCCCGCTGTCGGTCAGCCTGCCGGTATTCGACGCCGGCCGGCGCCGCGCCAATGTCGACGCGGCCGCCGCGCGCTACGACGAAGCCGTGCTCGCCTACCGCGCCAAGGTGCGCCAGGCGGTGCGCGAAGTGGAACAGGCGCTGGTCGACCTGCACAGCACCGGGGAACGCGGCGGCGATGCGCAAACCGCGCTGGCCGGCTACCGCGCGTCGTTCAGCGCGACCGAAGACCGCTACAAGAACGGCCTGGCCAGCCTGCTGGAACTGGAAGATGCGCGGCGCAGCCGGCTGGCGGCCGAAAACACCGTGGTCAACCTGGAGCAGCAACGCAGCGCCGCCTGGATCGCGCTGTACCGCGCCGCCGGCGGCGGCTGGAGCGCGCCCGCGGCAGGCGCCGCGTCCGGCAGCGGCAGCGCCCCCTGA
- a CDS encoding CerR family C-terminal domain-containing protein, producing MTEKAPPKPERTEDSRKPRSDGEQSRERLLLSAIRLFGEQGYAKTSTREIALSAGTNVAAISYYFGDKAGLYRSCFKHQSNNPQQAIAALAQPDLPLREALHIFFGKVVFYMHQGDLTQLRVRLWLRELLEPTGLWQNEIQRGIKPVHLALVDMVSRHVGISPPNDDMHRLAFAIVGMGWKAMATRDVVESIRPQLLATPQAVERWAASLVDYAEAIIAVEKNRLQRKTA from the coding sequence ATGACAGAAAAAGCCCCCCCAAAACCGGAACGGACCGAAGACAGCCGCAAACCCCGTTCGGACGGCGAACAGTCGCGCGAACGCTTGCTGCTGAGCGCAATCCGCCTGTTCGGCGAGCAAGGCTATGCCAAGACGTCGACCCGCGAAATCGCGCTATCCGCCGGCACCAACGTGGCGGCGATCAGCTACTACTTCGGCGACAAGGCAGGCTTGTACCGCAGCTGTTTCAAGCACCAGTCGAACAATCCGCAACAGGCCATCGCCGCCCTGGCCCAGCCGGATTTGCCGCTGCGCGAGGCGCTGCATATTTTTTTCGGAAAAGTGGTGTTTTATATGCACCAGGGCGACCTGACCCAGCTGCGCGTGCGCCTGTGGCTGCGCGAATTGCTGGAACCGACCGGCCTGTGGCAAAACGAGATCCAGCGCGGCATCAAGCCGGTGCACCTGGCGCTGGTCGACATGGTCAGCCGCCACGTCGGTATCAGCCCGCCGAACGACGATATGCACCGGCTGGCGTTCGCCATCGTCGGCATGGGATGGAAAGCGATGGCCACGCGCGACGTGGTCGAATCGATACGGCCGCAATTGCTGGCCACGCCGCAAGCCGTCGAACGATGGGCGGCCAGCCTGGTGGACTACGCCGAGGCGATCATCGCGGTGGAAAAAAACCGACTGCAAAGGAAAACAGCATGA
- a CDS encoding hybrid sensor histidine kinase/response regulator, translated as MDSSNQIKPDEIEILIVEDSPTQAERLRRLIQSLHYNARVAANGQLALAAIRERKPHLVLSDIVMPEMNGYDLCRAIKSDATLRDIPVILVTSLNDPKDIIRGIECGADNFIRKPYAEDYLLNRISHMLMNQKLRKNQNVEIGIALYLGDQKHFINAERQQILDLLISTYEQAVQVNGELQARERQVIELNMRLAHHAAELETINREIALKNLELAEASRMKSAFIANMSHELRTPLNAIIGFTGALLMKLPGPLTADQDKQLNTIRASARHLLSLINDILDVAKIEAGKLTLSIEPVQCQDLMTEVAETLRPLAQQKGLALTVELAPQPISVDTDRRALTQILINLLNNAIKFTEQGTVNISLSQRAEEDGHVLTEMSITDSGAGIKEEDQAKLFQAFSQLDSTSTRHVEGAGLGLYLCQNLANVIGGALFFSSDYGSGSTFTLALRANA; from the coding sequence GTGGACTCCAGTAATCAAATCAAGCCCGACGAAATCGAAATCCTGATCGTCGAAGACAGTCCAACCCAGGCCGAGCGCTTGCGCCGCCTGATCCAGTCGCTGCATTACAACGCGCGCGTGGCCGCCAACGGCCAGCTGGCGCTGGCCGCGATCCGCGAGCGCAAGCCGCACCTGGTGCTGTCCGATATCGTGATGCCTGAAATGAATGGCTACGACCTGTGCCGCGCGATCAAGTCCGACGCGACGCTGCGCGACATCCCGGTGATCCTGGTGACGTCGCTGAACGACCCGAAGGACATCATCCGCGGCATCGAGTGCGGCGCCGACAATTTCATCCGCAAGCCGTACGCCGAAGACTACCTGCTGAACCGCATCAGCCACATGCTGATGAACCAGAAACTGCGCAAGAACCAGAATGTCGAAATCGGCATCGCGCTGTACCTCGGCGACCAGAAGCATTTCATCAACGCCGAACGCCAGCAAATCCTCGACTTGCTGATCTCGACCTATGAACAGGCGGTGCAGGTCAACGGCGAATTGCAAGCCCGCGAACGGCAAGTGATCGAACTGAACATGCGGCTGGCGCACCACGCCGCCGAACTGGAAACCATCAACCGCGAAATCGCGCTGAAAAACCTGGAACTGGCCGAGGCCAGCCGCATGAAGTCGGCCTTCATCGCCAATATGTCGCATGAATTGCGCACCCCGCTGAACGCCATCATCGGCTTCACCGGCGCGTTGCTGATGAAATTGCCGGGACCGCTGACCGCGGACCAGGACAAGCAGTTGAACACCATCCGCGCCAGCGCGCGCCACCTGCTGTCGCTGATCAACGACATCCTCGACGTCGCCAAGATCGAGGCCGGCAAGCTGACGCTGTCGATCGAGCCGGTGCAATGCCAGGACCTGATGACCGAAGTGGCCGAAACGCTGCGCCCGCTGGCCCAGCAAAAAGGCCTGGCGCTGACCGTCGAACTGGCGCCGCAGCCGATCTCGGTCGACACCGACCGCCGCGCGCTGACGCAAATCCTGATCAACCTGCTCAACAACGCGATCAAGTTTACCGAACAGGGCACGGTCAACATCAGCCTGTCGCAGCGCGCAGAAGAGGATGGCCATGTGCTGACCGAGATGAGCATCACCGACAGCGGCGCCGGCATCAAGGAAGAAGACCAGGCCAAGCTGTTCCAGGCATTTTCGCAGCTCGATTCGACGTCGACGCGCCACGTCGAAGGCGCCGGCCTCGGCCTGTACCTGTGCCAGAACCTGGCCAATGTGATCGGCGGCGCACTGTTTTTCAGCAGCGATTACGGTTCCGGCAGCACCTTTACGCTGGCGCTGCGCGCGAATGCCTGA
- a CDS encoding 2OG-Fe dioxygenase family protein, which yields MTTSAPIFTDPDLVIQALRNDGYAVLRPQHVAALAGCDGAALAALIPSWDDLALDNYLKDGGRYRRRRHSCFIQDGRQLTQTEHRAHWQPLEYNALHGGMQRLFEPIAPAIAASPAWIQLLGTLGHVCSALRGQQPWFIEAHQFRIDTTDGIGRPTPEGAHRDGVDFVAVLLIGRANIKGGETRIFEADGPNGKRFTLTEPWSLLLLDDATVIHESTPIQPLETHGHRDTLVLTYRAGRFQGDY from the coding sequence ATGACCACTTCCGCACCGATTTTCACCGATCCCGATCTCGTCATCCAGGCGTTGCGCAACGACGGTTACGCCGTGCTGCGGCCGCAGCATGTTGCCGCGCTGGCCGGCTGCGATGGCGCCGCGCTGGCCGCGCTGATCCCCTCCTGGGACGATCTGGCGCTCGACAATTACCTGAAGGATGGCGGCCGCTACCGGCGCCGGCGCCACTCCTGCTTCATCCAGGATGGCCGCCAGCTGACCCAGACCGAACACCGCGCCCACTGGCAGCCGCTGGAATACAACGCGCTGCACGGCGGCATGCAACGCCTGTTCGAGCCGATCGCGCCGGCCATCGCGGCCAGCCCGGCCTGGATCCAATTGCTCGGCACGCTGGGCCATGTGTGCTCGGCATTGCGCGGCCAGCAGCCATGGTTCATCGAGGCGCACCAATTCCGCATCGACACCACCGACGGCATCGGCCGCCCGACGCCGGAAGGCGCGCACCGCGACGGCGTCGATTTTGTCGCCGTGCTGCTGATCGGCCGCGCCAATATCAAGGGCGGCGAAACCCGCATCTTCGAAGCCGACGGACCGAACGGCAAGCGCTTCACACTGACCGAACCGTGGTCGCTGCTGCTGCTCGACGACGCCACCGTGATCCATGAATCGACGCCGATCCAGCCGCTGGAAACGCACGGCCACCGCGATACGCTGGTCCTGACTTACCGGGCCGGCCGCTTCCAGGGCGATTATTGA
- a CDS encoding MarR family winged helix-turn-helix transcriptional regulator: MDTILAPTPPASANPLHQVPQLDAQLCFALYSTSLAMSKLYRKLLRKLDLTYSQYLVMMVLWERNELTVSDIGERLFLDSATLTPLLKRMEAADLITRVRAASDERQVIISLTPHGDQLRHQAALLPECILNATNCNIDQVVGMKNQLTDLRASLMKNV, encoded by the coding sequence ATGGATACCATACTCGCCCCGACACCGCCTGCCAGCGCCAATCCGCTGCATCAGGTACCGCAACTGGACGCCCAGTTATGCTTTGCGCTGTATTCGACGTCGCTGGCGATGAGCAAGCTTTACCGCAAGCTGTTGCGCAAGCTCGACCTGACGTATTCGCAATACCTGGTGATGATGGTGTTGTGGGAGCGTAATGAACTGACCGTGTCGGATATCGGCGAACGGCTGTTCCTCGACTCGGCCACGTTGACGCCCTTGCTCAAGCGTATGGAAGCCGCCGACCTGATCACCCGCGTGCGCGCCGCCAGCGATGAGCGCCAGGTGATCATTTCGCTGACTCCGCATGGCGACCAGTTGCGCCATCAAGCTGCGCTGTTGCCGGAGTGCATATTGAATGCAACAAATTGCAATATCGATCAAGTGGTAGGCATGAAAAATCAACTGACCGATTTGCGTGCCAGCCTGATGAAAAACGTCTGA
- a CDS encoding sugar phosphate isomerase/epimerase family protein, translating to MDILIFAPHWGSNELAPQVFIERVLAAGFDGIEMSLPLDPVQRDDWTSRIADAGLGLIAQQWETVFHPQFDEHRAALATLLDNACAARPLLVNSHTGKDFYTPAQNRDLIALADHISARHGVPIVHEIHRSRFSGHPMLLLPYLEQDPGLQLTADLSHWCCACESLLEDQPETLARTLPHVRHIHARVGHQQGPQVADFRAPEAQAALQQHLAWWDQIVALRKAAGARQMTMTPEFGPLPYTQALPYTQQPVSNAWELNVAMLDLLRLRYGRSR from the coding sequence ATGGATATCCTGATTTTCGCCCCGCACTGGGGCAGTAACGAACTGGCGCCGCAAGTGTTCATCGAGCGCGTGCTGGCGGCCGGTTTCGACGGCATTGAAATGTCGCTGCCGCTGGACCCGGTCCAGCGCGACGACTGGACCAGCCGCATCGCCGACGCCGGCCTGGGCCTGATCGCGCAGCAATGGGAAACCGTGTTCCATCCACAATTCGACGAACACCGCGCGGCGCTGGCCACGCTGCTCGACAACGCCTGCGCGGCGCGGCCGCTGCTGGTCAACTCGCATACCGGCAAGGATTTCTACACGCCGGCGCAAAACCGCGACCTGATCGCGCTGGCCGACCACATCTCGGCCAGGCATGGCGTGCCGATTGTGCATGAAATCCACCGCAGCCGTTTCAGCGGCCATCCGATGCTGTTGCTGCCGTACCTGGAGCAAGATCCCGGCTTGCAATTGACGGCCGACTTGTCGCACTGGTGCTGCGCCTGCGAATCGCTGCTGGAAGACCAGCCGGAAACATTGGCCCGCACCTTGCCGCACGTGCGCCACATCCACGCCCGCGTCGGCCACCAGCAAGGCCCGCAAGTGGCCGACTTCCGCGCCCCGGAAGCGCAGGCGGCGCTGCAACAGCACCTGGCGTGGTGGGACCAGATCGTCGCCCTGCGCAAAGCGGCCGGCGCCCGGCAAATGACGATGACGCCGGAATTCGGCCCGCTGCCCTATACCCAAGCCTTGCCGTACACGCAACAACCAGTCAGCAATGCGTGGGAGCTCAACGTCGCCATGCTGGATCTGTTGCGCCTGCGCTACGGCCGCAGCCGCTAA
- a CDS encoding phytanoyl-CoA dioxygenase family protein: MLSNDQKEQYQRDGYLIVPGFKGAAEIAALRARAEQIVNEFDPSASQSIFTTRDQARNTNDFFLSSDNTIRCFFEEEAFGPDGQLKQAKSLSINKIGHAMHDLDPVFRAFSSDPRLAEVARDVGLADAQVWQSMYIFKQPGIGGEVRWHQDATYFDTTPISVTTFWFALEDATLDNGCLWAEPGGHRGPLRERFLREGAARDQVRVEKLSDMPWPDDSTAVPLEVKAGALVCFHGLLPHYSAPNRSPVSRHAYTLHATDGNTAYSQANWIQRDASFPVRGFI, from the coding sequence ATGCTGAGCAACGACCAAAAAGAACAATATCAACGTGATGGCTACCTGATCGTGCCCGGCTTCAAAGGCGCCGCAGAGATCGCCGCGCTGCGCGCCCGTGCTGAACAGATTGTCAATGAATTCGACCCAAGCGCCAGCCAGTCGATTTTCACCACCCGCGACCAGGCCAGGAACACCAACGACTTCTTCCTGTCGTCCGACAACACCATCCGCTGCTTTTTCGAAGAAGAAGCCTTCGGCCCGGACGGCCAATTAAAACAAGCCAAGTCGCTGTCGATCAACAAGATCGGCCACGCGATGCACGACCTGGACCCGGTATTCCGCGCGTTTTCCAGCGACCCGCGGCTGGCCGAGGTGGCGCGCGACGTCGGCCTGGCCGACGCGCAAGTGTGGCAATCGATGTACATCTTCAAGCAGCCCGGCATCGGCGGCGAAGTCCGTTGGCACCAGGATGCGACCTATTTCGACACCACCCCGATCAGCGTGACCACCTTCTGGTTCGCGCTGGAAGACGCGACGCTGGACAATGGCTGCCTGTGGGCCGAACCGGGCGGCCATCGCGGCCCGCTGCGCGAACGGTTCCTGCGCGAAGGCGCGGCGCGCGACCAGGTGCGGGTCGAAAAACTGAGCGACATGCCATGGCCCGACGACAGCACCGCCGTGCCGCTGGAAGTCAAGGCCGGCGCGCTGGTCTGCTTCCACGGCTTGCTGCCGCACTACAGCGCGCCGAACCGTTCGCCGGTGTCGCGCCACGCCTACACGCTGCACGCCACCGACGGCAACACCGCGTACTCGCAGGCCAACTGGATCCAGCGCGACGCGTCGTTCCCGGTACGCGGCTTCATCTGA
- a CDS encoding LysR family transcriptional regulator, with translation MDQLRAMEIFVEVARLRSFTAAGVRLGLTRAMVSKHIMQLEQRLDARLLHRSTREVSLTDAGRAYLAPCIATVTQAQEAARVVAHAGAELAGPLRIQAPSSFGSAWLADAVARFSLQHPLLTPELFVDDALLDPIKHGFDLTIRVGGIPDSSALAMRRLAPCRGLLCASPAYLAQWGVPHTPQDLMQHQCLHFSHLTDGTSWHFVRGDESSTVRVRAGFTANNGLVLHQAAQRGLGIGYSTTFLAWSNLLDGTLVPVLPEWSLPLNYLSALYPASRQLSPKVRALIDFLVDEYQPAPPWDRALDAAGLLPRA, from the coding sequence ATGGACCAATTACGCGCAATGGAAATTTTTGTCGAAGTGGCGCGCTTGCGCAGCTTTACCGCCGCCGGCGTGCGGCTCGGGTTGACGCGCGCCATGGTCAGCAAGCACATCATGCAGCTGGAGCAGCGTCTCGACGCGCGCTTGCTGCACCGCTCGACGCGCGAAGTCAGCCTGACCGACGCCGGCCGCGCCTATCTGGCGCCATGCATCGCCACCGTGACCCAGGCCCAGGAAGCGGCGCGGGTGGTGGCGCACGCTGGCGCCGAACTGGCCGGGCCGCTGCGAATACAGGCGCCGTCCAGTTTCGGCAGCGCGTGGCTGGCCGACGCGGTGGCCCGTTTCAGCTTGCAACATCCTTTATTGACGCCGGAATTGTTTGTCGACGATGCGCTGCTCGATCCGATCAAGCACGGTTTCGACTTGACGATACGGGTCGGCGGGATTCCCGACAGCAGCGCGCTGGCGATGCGCCGGCTGGCGCCCTGCCGAGGTTTGCTGTGCGCCAGTCCGGCCTATCTGGCGCAGTGGGGCGTGCCGCACACGCCGCAGGATTTGATGCAGCATCAATGCCTGCATTTCAGTCATTTGACCGATGGCACCAGCTGGCATTTTGTGCGCGGCGACGAAAGCAGCACGGTGCGGGTGCGCGCCGGGTTTACCGCCAATAACGGGCTGGTGCTGCACCAGGCGGCGCAGCGCGGGCTCGGCATCGGCTACAGCACGACATTCCTGGCGTGGTCCAATTTGCTCGACGGCACGCTGGTGCCGGTATTGCCGGAATGGTCGCTGCCGCTCAATTATCTGAGCGCACTGTATCCGGCCAGCCGGCAATTGTCGCCCAAGGTCAGGGCGCTGATCGATTTCCTGGTCGATGAATACCAGCCGGCGCCGCCGTGGGACCGCGCGCTGGACGCGGCCGGCTTGCTGCCGCGTGCCTGA